The following is a genomic window from bacterium.
CGCCGCGAAAAAGGACGCTTTCAGGTGCGCGAAAAAGGCCTCGGTCGGCGAGAGAAAGACCAGCTTCTGGCCCGCTACGGGCCTTTGGGCGATCGCGAGCAGCTGGGCGGAGAAATAGTAGGTGATGAAGAAGATCACAAGCACCGTGCCCAGGATCCACAGGAGCCGGTTGCGGAGCTCGGTCAGATGCCCGGTGAGGGGCATGGAACTTTCGGAGGAGTCCTTCTCGTCGGTCACGATGCCGGTTTCCCTTTTTCGCTGACATCGGAGGGGGTGGCCTCCTCTGCGGATGCGGCCTCATCTGCAGATGCGGCGGTGCCGCCTGTGCCGCTCGCCGGGCTGTCCGGAGCGGCTGTGTCGTTCGGTGGGGATACAGCGGCGCTTTTATCGCTTTCGCTCTCTTCGGTGCGCGAGGCCGGATGAGGTTCATAGTCGGTTTCGTCGAGACTGATGCTGTCCTGGAGGTCGGAGGTGGCACGCTTGAAGTCCCGCAGGCTCCGCCCGATGGATTTCGCGACCTCGGGCAGGCGCTTGGGCCCGATGACAATTAGGGCCACCACCAGGATAACGATCAGCTCGGTCATGCCAATGCTTCCGAACATGGTCCCCTCGATTTGGGTGAAAACGCTCACCGGGTTATACCAAATCAGATGGTCCGGGTGAATGGCCTGCTCTTCGGGGAAAAGGGGCCGGGTCCGTGCCGGGAGGTTGCGGGGCGGGTCCGGCTCTGAAAGGATGGTGAGCCGCCCCGAAAGTGCCTGCCTGGTGGAGGAAATGGCATGTGGGATGTGTCCATCCGTCCGCTTCTCCTGGGGATTCCCACGGGACTGATCTTCGGGTTCGTGCTCCAGCGGGGCCGATTTTGCATGTACACCGCCTTTCGGGATTTGTTTCTCGTGGGGGAGAGCCCCCTCTTCCGGTCCTACATTCTGGCTCTTCTTGTCCAGATGGTGCTGATTCACGC
Proteins encoded in this region:
- a CDS encoding twin-arginine translocase subunit TatC; this encodes MTDEKDSSESSMPLTGHLTELRNRLLWILGTVLVIFFITYYFSAQLLAIAQRPVAGQKLVFLSPTEAFFAHLKASFFAA
- the tatA gene encoding twin-arginine translocase TatA/TatE family subunit, whose protein sequence is MFGSIGMTELIVILVVALIVIGPKRLPEVAKSIGRSLRDFKRATSDLQDSISLDETDYEPHPASRTEESESDKSAAVSPPNDTAAPDSPASGTGGTAASADEAASAEEATPSDVSEKGKPAS